The Nitrospirota bacterium genome contains a region encoding:
- a CDS encoding class I SAM-dependent methyltransferase codes for MTDHRTAVKPRWPLPSHDYWSTPFAESLLQHLDISPGASILDIASGHGIPAFYLAEQVGPTGQVLALDLSRRQVERARAIQGDALPWLRFECLDMRALPSHLPCFDRITGNLSVMFFRPNRFEVIQGLLAHLKPGGQLVLTFPSLGTFDSLWRRIDQEMAVRGLLAERRKLEAYLAERPSAAEARGWLERLHLGRIAVTESPLEVASGAGPVFLHHPLLRGGFLDDAYECFGDQGLADEVMTKVSQDMGSFAPLMAQRCVMSGWKI; via the coding sequence ATGACTGACCACAGGACTGCTGTGAAGCCTCGCTGGCCTCTTCCCTCCCACGACTATTGGTCCACCCCCTTCGCTGAATCGTTGCTGCAACATCTGGATATTTCCCCTGGCGCGTCCATCCTCGATATCGCCTCAGGCCACGGGATTCCGGCCTTCTATCTGGCAGAGCAGGTGGGGCCAACGGGACAGGTTCTGGCTCTTGATCTCAGCCGGCGGCAGGTCGAGCGCGCGCGAGCGATCCAGGGAGACGCGCTTCCCTGGCTGCGGTTCGAATGTCTGGATATGCGGGCCTTGCCTTCGCATCTGCCCTGTTTTGATCGCATCACCGGCAACCTCTCGGTGATGTTTTTCCGTCCCAACCGTTTTGAAGTCATCCAAGGATTGCTGGCGCATCTCAAGCCCGGAGGCCAACTGGTGCTGACGTTCCCTTCGCTCGGCACGTTCGATTCCCTGTGGCGTCGGATCGATCAGGAAATGGCTGTGCGTGGTCTCCTTGCGGAGCGCCGCAAGCTAGAAGCCTATCTTGCTGAACGACCGTCAGCAGCAGAGGCGCGGGGGTGGCTGGAGCGGCTTCATCTTGGCCGCATTGCCGTCACCGAGTCTCCGTTGGAGGTAGCGTCTGGCGCCGGTCCTGTGTTTCTCCACCACCCATTGCTCCGGGGCGGTTTTCTGGATGATGCCTATGAATGTTTCGGGGATCAGGGGTTGGCGGATGAGGTCATGACGAAGGTATCGCAAGATATGGGGAGCTTTGCGCCGTTGATGGCACAGCGCTGTGTCATGTCCGGATGGAAGATCTAG